A genome region from Solirubrobacter pauli includes the following:
- a CDS encoding flavin reductase family protein — MKVVEPQRFREVMSHFATGVTVVTASTADGPVGMTANAVCSLSLDPLLALVCFDNGSRTLRVVREERRFGINVLASGQQDLARLFASKTPEAEKFAGVQHTVHEGIPVIEGTIAWVGCELEQLIPGGDHTIGIGAVIAAEKATERDPLVWYRGEYR; from the coding sequence ATGAAGGTCGTCGAGCCCCAGCGCTTCCGCGAGGTGATGAGCCACTTCGCCACCGGCGTCACGGTCGTCACGGCGAGCACCGCCGACGGCCCGGTGGGCATGACGGCCAACGCCGTCTGCTCGCTCTCGCTGGACCCGCTGCTCGCCCTCGTGTGCTTCGACAACGGCTCGCGCACGCTGCGGGTCGTGCGCGAGGAACGCCGCTTCGGCATCAACGTGCTCGCCTCCGGCCAGCAGGACCTCGCCCGGCTGTTCGCCTCCAAGACGCCCGAGGCCGAGAAGTTCGCCGGCGTGCAACACACCGTGCACGAGGGCATCCCCGTGATCGAGGGGACGATCGCCTGGGTCGGCTGCGAGCTCGAGCAGCTGATCCCCGGGGGCGATCACACGATCGGCATCGGCGCCGTGATCGCCGCCGAGAAGGCGACCGAGCGCGACCCGCTCGTCTGGTACCGCGGCGAGTACCGATGA
- a CDS encoding NADH-quinone oxidoreductase subunit A: MIRAYLPAIVFVVLGVGLGVVFASLNSVLGPKPRHQRKATSEPYESGLPSEVKKTMRFGISFYLVAMLFILFDIETIFLFPVAMQLKTFGTFALVEISVFIVLLFVAFVYVWRRGALEWK, translated from the coding sequence GTGATCCGCGCGTACCTGCCGGCGATCGTCTTCGTGGTCCTGGGCGTTGGCCTTGGCGTCGTCTTCGCGTCGCTCAACTCCGTTCTCGGCCCGAAGCCGCGCCACCAGCGCAAGGCGACCTCCGAGCCGTACGAGAGCGGCCTGCCGTCCGAGGTCAAGAAGACGATGCGCTTCGGCATCTCCTTCTACCTCGTCGCGATGCTGTTCATCTTGTTCGACATCGAGACGATCTTCCTGTTCCCGGTGGCGATGCAGCTCAAGACCTTCGGGACGTTCGCGCTGGTGGAGATCTCGGTCTTCATCGTCTTGTTGTTCGTGGCGTTCGTGTACGTCTGGCGCAGAGGGGCTCTCGAATGGAAATAG
- a CDS encoding NADH-quinone oxidoreductase subunit B produces MEIVRQELGSGSKGEFRSRQLTARRMLANELEGEELEQYVEERLLTTTLEKAGNWARGNAFMPATFGLACCAIEMMAMVSPRYDVARFGFEAFRASPRQADLMIISGRVSIKMAPVVRRVYDQMLEPKWAIAMGACSSSMGVFNNYAIVPADKFLPVDLHIPGCPPRPEALMYGILKLRNMVMAKPDQGWRTRYGGGGTEEFDPKEIEVDQDAVNVAANPLGRAGTSA; encoded by the coding sequence ATGGAAATAGTCCGCCAGGAGTTGGGCAGTGGCAGCAAGGGCGAGTTCCGCTCGCGCCAGCTCACCGCCCGCCGCATGCTCGCCAACGAGCTCGAAGGCGAAGAGCTCGAGCAGTACGTCGAGGAGCGCCTGCTCACGACGACGCTCGAGAAGGCCGGCAACTGGGCTCGCGGCAACGCGTTCATGCCCGCCACCTTCGGCCTCGCCTGCTGCGCCATCGAGATGATGGCCATGGTCAGCCCGCGCTACGACGTCGCACGCTTCGGGTTCGAGGCCTTCCGCGCCTCCCCCCGCCAGGCCGACCTGATGATCATCTCGGGCCGCGTCTCGATCAAGATGGCGCCGGTCGTGCGCCGCGTGTACGACCAGATGCTCGAGCCCAAGTGGGCGATCGCGATGGGCGCCTGCAGCTCGTCGATGGGCGTCTTCAACAACTACGCGATCGTGCCCGCCGACAAGTTCCTGCCGGTGGACCTGCACATCCCGGGCTGCCCGCCTCGCCCCGAGGCGCTCATGTACGGGATCCTCAAGCTGCGCAACATGGTTATGGCCAAGCCGGACCAGGGCTGGCGCACGCGCTACGGCGGCGGCGGCACCGAGGAGTTCGACCCGAAGGAGATCGAGGTCGACCAGGACGCGGTCAACGTCGCGGCGAACCCGCTGGGCAGGGCTGGCACCAGTGCCTGA
- a CDS encoding NADH-quinone oxidoreductase subunit C — MPDATGLELIAQELRERDSESVLDTAYFREKAALTVTAGSIRETLEWLRTKGFNFLASVHGVDYYPEEPRFGVHYEMLDMTEVDRLTVKVRVPLDDPHVPSVVDAWPTANHQEREVFDMFGVIFDGHPDLRRILMPEDYEGFPQRRDFPMGGEQILFTHNEPKNPGWWKK, encoded by the coding sequence GTGCCTGACGCGACCGGCCTGGAGCTGATCGCCCAGGAGCTGCGTGAGCGCGACTCGGAGTCGGTCCTCGACACGGCCTACTTCCGTGAGAAGGCCGCGCTCACCGTCACCGCGGGCTCGATCCGCGAGACGCTCGAGTGGCTGCGCACCAAGGGCTTCAACTTCCTGGCCTCCGTGCACGGGGTGGACTACTACCCCGAGGAGCCCCGGTTCGGCGTCCACTACGAGATGCTGGACATGACCGAGGTGGACCGCCTCACGGTCAAGGTCCGCGTCCCGCTGGACGACCCGCACGTGCCGTCCGTCGTCGACGCATGGCCGACCGCGAACCACCAGGAGCGCGAGGTCTTCGACATGTTCGGCGTGATCTTCGACGGTCACCCGGACCTGCGCCGCATCCTCATGCCCGAGGACTACGAGGGCTTCCCGCAGCGCCGCGACTTCCCGATGGGCGGCGAGCAGATCCTCTTCACGCACAACGAGCCGAAGAACCCGGGCTGGTGGAAGAAGTGA
- the nuoD gene encoding NADH dehydrogenase (quinone) subunit D: MEEVSDVTQRTGQTSAVPGLGYRELEESSYDAGYLEHPEHEELLTLNFGPHHPATHGVLRLITTLEGEVIRDLKPVIGYVHTGIEKNCEDKAYWKVIPLVERMDYLSYYFNAMAYCGAVETLLDIDVPPRAQYLRVAHLELNRIASHLLWLATGGLDLGAMSVFFYGWRDRDQILDLFEMSSGQRMHPRYFQVGGVAEDVPAGWVKKVKAFTATFPKRLDQYADLIDNNQLLLQRLRGTNIVDKDTLLQLGVTGPLLRAAGNPWDLRKAHPYSSYDHFDFKIPIGTVGDNYDRYRVRMAEMRESVKIIDQALDGLPDGDYITNNRKYALPPRHELATSMEALIHHFKLVTEGFRVPPGEAYYPIESPRGELACFVRSDGSSKPARVHMRDPSFVNLQSLKVMTEGEYVADMIIALAMLDPILGGIDR; the protein is encoded by the coding sequence GTGGAAGAAGTGAGCGACGTCACGCAGCGCACCGGCCAGACCTCGGCGGTCCCCGGCCTCGGCTACCGCGAGCTGGAGGAGTCCTCGTACGACGCGGGCTACCTCGAGCACCCCGAGCACGAAGAGCTGCTCACCCTGAACTTCGGCCCGCACCACCCGGCCACGCACGGCGTGCTGCGGCTGATCACGACGCTCGAGGGCGAGGTCATCCGCGACCTCAAGCCGGTCATCGGCTACGTCCACACGGGCATCGAGAAGAACTGCGAGGACAAGGCGTACTGGAAGGTCATCCCGCTCGTCGAGCGGATGGACTACCTGTCGTACTACTTCAACGCGATGGCCTACTGCGGCGCCGTCGAGACGCTGCTGGACATCGACGTCCCGCCGCGCGCGCAGTACCTGCGCGTCGCGCACCTCGAGCTCAACCGCATCGCCTCGCACCTGCTGTGGCTCGCCACCGGCGGCCTGGACCTCGGCGCCATGTCGGTGTTCTTCTATGGCTGGCGTGACCGCGACCAGATCCTCGACCTGTTCGAGATGTCGTCCGGCCAGCGCATGCACCCGCGCTACTTCCAGGTCGGCGGCGTCGCCGAGGACGTCCCGGCGGGCTGGGTCAAGAAGGTCAAGGCCTTCACGGCGACCTTCCCCAAGCGCCTGGACCAGTACGCGGACCTGATCGACAACAACCAGCTCCTGCTGCAGCGCCTGCGCGGGACGAACATCGTCGACAAGGACACGCTGCTCCAGCTCGGCGTCACCGGCCCGCTGCTGCGCGCGGCCGGCAACCCGTGGGACCTGCGCAAGGCGCATCCCTACTCGAGCTACGACCACTTCGACTTCAAGATCCCGATCGGGACCGTCGGCGACAACTACGACCGCTACCGCGTCCGCATGGCCGAGATGCGCGAGTCGGTCAAGATCATCGACCAGGCGCTGGACGGCCTGCCCGACGGCGACTACATCACGAACAACCGCAAGTACGCGCTGCCGCCGCGGCACGAGCTGGCGACGTCGATGGAAGCGCTCATCCACCACTTCAAGCTGGTGACCGAGGGCTTCCGCGTCCCGCCGGGCGAGGCGTACTACCCGATCGAGTCGCCGCGCGGCGAGCTCGCCTGCTTCGTGCGCTCGGACGGCTCGTCCAAGCCGGCGCGCGTGCACATGCGCGACCCCTCGTTCGTCAACCTGCAGTCGCTGAAGGTCATGACCGAGGGCGAGTACGTCGCGGACATGATCATCGCGCTGGCCATGCTCGACCCGATCCTCGGAGGCATCGACCGCTGA
- a CDS encoding complex I 24 kDa subunit family protein — translation MAIDPSKIKRYSHGSRVPGWDEAADLSKDPAVVPDPATTYVPDHVREAIQVLMGKYPDVRSAAIPAMKIVQREHGWLSPTAMEQAACVLRLTPAYLVSVASFYDMFELAPKGKNDVYVCTNISCSLLGADGVYARMKDEMDGDPDFNVRAFECLGACEIAPMASVNGVYVGPLTEDDCATIREDLKEGREVLPDKQLAKRKAASKHWKR, via the coding sequence ATGGCCATCGATCCGAGCAAGATCAAGCGCTACTCGCACGGCTCGCGCGTCCCGGGCTGGGACGAGGCGGCCGACCTGTCGAAGGACCCGGCGGTCGTCCCCGACCCCGCGACCACCTACGTGCCCGACCACGTGCGCGAGGCGATCCAGGTCCTGATGGGCAAGTACCCGGACGTCCGCTCCGCGGCGATCCCGGCGATGAAGATCGTCCAGCGCGAGCACGGCTGGCTGTCGCCGACGGCGATGGAGCAGGCCGCGTGCGTGTTGCGCCTGACCCCGGCGTACCTCGTGTCCGTCGCGAGCTTCTACGACATGTTCGAGCTCGCTCCCAAGGGCAAGAACGACGTGTACGTCTGCACCAACATCTCCTGCTCGCTGCTCGGCGCCGACGGCGTCTACGCGCGCATGAAGGACGAGATGGACGGCGACCCGGACTTCAACGTTCGCGCGTTCGAGTGCCTGGGTGCCTGCGAGATCGCGCCGATGGCGTCCGTCAACGGGGTCTACGTCGGCCCGCTGACCGAGGACGACTGCGCGACGATCCGCGAAGACCTCAAGGAGGGCCGCGAGGTCCTGCCCGACAAGCAGCTGGCGAAGCGCAAGGCCGCCTCTAAGCACTGGAAGCGATAG
- the nuoF gene encoding NADH-quinone oxidoreductase subunit NuoF — protein MLANIDTILFKDIDEPGLNTREVYERRGGYEMLRKALKMEPGEVLDEMLASGVRGRGGAGFAMGRKMSFIPKGTMDKYLVCNADESEPGTFKDRELMQKNPHLLIEGIIIGAYCIGASRSFIFIRGEYDYVADILDAAVAEARAAGYLGENILGSDHTIDLVVHRGAGAYICGEETALLDSLEGKRGNPRLKPPFPAVQGLYQGPTLINNVESLMNVPVILNMGGAEFAKIGTETSTGTKLVSISGQVKYPGNYEIELGMKTRDILFGLAGGPLEGRTFKAWFPGGSSSPVLPLTEEVLDLPYDFDSLAKAGSMLGSGAIIVFDDSTSIVDVCYKTAHFYRHESCGKCSPCREGCNWTEKMLVRIKNGDATPMDLDIIESVCGQIMGNCLCVLGDAMAMPVSSMIKHFRPEFEAYIEAKREEAGFGVAIPQVNRGAHAGPGPVLHPAQAA, from the coding sequence ATGCTCGCGAACATCGACACGATTCTCTTCAAGGACATCGACGAGCCCGGCCTCAACACGCGTGAGGTCTACGAGCGGCGCGGCGGCTACGAGATGCTGCGCAAGGCGCTCAAGATGGAGCCGGGCGAGGTCCTCGACGAGATGCTCGCGTCGGGCGTCCGCGGTCGCGGCGGCGCCGGCTTCGCCATGGGCCGCAAGATGTCCTTCATCCCCAAGGGGACGATGGACAAGTACCTCGTCTGCAACGCGGACGAGTCCGAGCCCGGCACCTTCAAGGACCGCGAGCTGATGCAGAAGAACCCGCATCTGCTCATCGAGGGCATCATCATCGGCGCCTACTGCATCGGCGCCTCGCGGTCGTTCATCTTCATCCGCGGCGAGTACGACTACGTCGCCGACATCCTCGACGCGGCGGTCGCCGAGGCCCGCGCGGCCGGCTACCTGGGCGAGAACATCCTCGGCTCGGACCACACGATCGACCTGGTCGTGCACCGCGGCGCCGGCGCCTACATCTGCGGCGAGGAGACCGCGCTGCTCGACTCGCTCGAGGGCAAGCGCGGCAACCCGCGCCTGAAGCCGCCGTTCCCGGCCGTCCAGGGCCTCTACCAGGGCCCGACGCTCATCAACAACGTCGAGTCGCTGATGAACGTCCCGGTCATCCTGAACATGGGCGGCGCCGAGTTCGCCAAGATCGGCACCGAGACCTCCACGGGCACCAAGCTCGTCTCGATCTCCGGCCAGGTCAAGTACCCGGGCAACTACGAGATCGAGCTCGGCATGAAGACCCGGGACATCCTCTTCGGCCTCGCCGGCGGCCCGCTCGAGGGCCGCACGTTCAAGGCCTGGTTCCCCGGCGGTTCGAGCTCCCCGGTGCTCCCGCTGACGGAAGAGGTCCTGGACCTTCCGTACGACTTCGACTCGCTCGCGAAGGCCGGCTCGATGCTCGGCTCCGGCGCGATCATCGTCTTCGACGACTCCACCTCGATCGTGGACGTCTGTTACAAGACCGCGCACTTCTACCGCCACGAGTCGTGCGGCAAGTGCTCGCCGTGCCGTGAAGGCTGCAACTGGACCGAGAAGATGCTCGTCCGGATCAAGAACGGCGACGCCACCCCGATGGACCTGGACATCATCGAGTCCGTCTGCGGCCAGATCATGGGCAACTGCCTGTGCGTGCTGGGCGACGCGATGGCGATGCCGGTCTCGTCGATGATCAAGCACTTCCGGCCCGAGTTCGAGGCCTACATCGAGGCCAAGCGCGAGGAGGCGGGCTTCGGCGTCGCCATCCCGCAGGTCAACCGCGGCGCGCACGCCGGCCCCGGTCCGGTCCTCCACCCCGCTCAGGCTGCCTAA
- the nuoG gene encoding NADH-quinone oxidoreductase subunit NuoG, with the protein MPRPVVKEITFTLDGREVQAPEGMMLVDAANTYGDTEIPVFCYEPKLGQPVGACRMCLVEIEGIPKLQTGCSTPIRDGMVVNTQTQRVHDAQRAVVEFLLINHPLDCPVCDKGGECPLQDITYGWGPGTSRFIEPKRHFKKPLELSPLIAIDRERCILCYRCVRYSQEVSEDYQLVLQQRGAASYVSTFDGHPYVAPFSGNIIELCPVGALTSRAYRFRARPWDIEGAGTICAGCPAQCNVELTVRDERVLRVLGRDNDQVDDGWLCDKGRFGYQAVHSDERITTPLVREGDELKPVSWDKAIEIAGAALGKAGAKSAAIAGGTTTNEEAFLLQGLFRGGLGSGHLASRAGGEQPLDVVRGLADPKLQATVPDLEFAHTVLLVDCDPIDEVPVWDLRIRKGVRRHGTKVVVASARPTALDPNAAATLRFAPGGAEAFLVALDAALSGDTGNLGGAASAAGTNATAVSEFADALRAAGEEVVIVYGERALRGSAGRALLNIASRLNLASIANAGVLELPASPNGRGLREAGFAAGHGPGYASVDATGLGGEDIAAGLASGDLQAVWLHHVDPLRNYPNRGAWEKALGGAQTVIAVESQLTDTVREFADVVFPAEAYPEKEGTLTHPDGRVQRLRQAIGHPRGPGAQPGSGVRALWQVISDVARAVGFDEGTAFVGSQVSQRLFEAVPFYNGLTLDAIGGRGLRWQEHNAFEGPVPEPVALDVPTGLPAKSDAELRLGTYRPLWAAKEVDIAPALQFIRAKQVVELSPADAGSRGINEGDRVEVGNGTRIPATVRLRASIPAGSVFLAEGIAEHNANVLTHGIVEVHRVGPGSSTPSSVPIQSQPAVEGLAEMPPSAGLPIPPREVT; encoded by the coding sequence ATGCCGCGCCCAGTCGTCAAAGAGATCACCTTCACCCTCGACGGTCGCGAGGTCCAGGCGCCCGAGGGCATGATGCTCGTCGATGCCGCCAACACCTACGGCGACACCGAGATCCCCGTCTTCTGCTACGAGCCCAAGCTGGGCCAGCCCGTCGGCGCCTGCCGCATGTGCCTGGTCGAGATCGAGGGCATCCCGAAGCTCCAGACCGGTTGCTCCACCCCCATCCGTGACGGCATGGTCGTCAACACGCAGACGCAGCGCGTCCACGACGCGCAGCGCGCGGTGGTCGAGTTCCTGCTCATCAACCACCCGCTGGACTGCCCGGTCTGCGACAAGGGCGGCGAGTGCCCGCTGCAAGACATCACCTACGGGTGGGGTCCCGGCACCTCCCGCTTCATCGAGCCCAAGCGCCACTTCAAGAAGCCGCTCGAGCTCTCGCCGCTGATCGCGATCGACCGCGAGCGCTGCATCCTCTGCTACCGCTGCGTGCGCTACTCGCAGGAGGTCAGCGAGGACTACCAGCTCGTGCTCCAGCAGCGCGGCGCCGCGTCCTACGTCTCCACCTTCGACGGCCACCCGTACGTCGCGCCGTTCTCGGGCAACATCATCGAGCTGTGCCCGGTGGGCGCGCTGACGTCCCGCGCGTACCGCTTCCGCGCGCGCCCGTGGGACATCGAGGGCGCCGGCACGATCTGCGCGGGCTGCCCCGCCCAGTGCAACGTCGAGCTGACCGTCCGCGACGAGCGCGTCCTGCGCGTCCTCGGCCGCGACAACGACCAGGTCGACGACGGCTGGCTGTGCGACAAGGGCCGCTTCGGCTACCAGGCCGTGCACTCGGACGAGCGCATCACGACGCCGCTCGTGCGCGAGGGCGACGAGCTCAAGCCCGTCAGCTGGGACAAGGCGATCGAGATCGCCGGTGCCGCGCTCGGGAAGGCGGGCGCCAAGTCCGCCGCGATCGCCGGCGGCACGACCACCAACGAAGAGGCGTTCCTGCTGCAGGGCCTGTTCCGCGGCGGCCTCGGCTCAGGCCACTTGGCGTCCCGCGCGGGCGGGGAGCAGCCGCTGGACGTCGTGCGCGGCCTCGCCGACCCGAAGCTGCAGGCCACCGTGCCGGACCTCGAGTTCGCGCACACCGTGCTGCTGGTCGACTGCGACCCGATCGACGAGGTCCCGGTGTGGGACCTGCGCATCCGCAAGGGCGTGCGCCGTCACGGCACGAAGGTCGTCGTCGCGTCCGCGCGCCCGACCGCGCTCGATCCCAACGCCGCCGCCACGCTGCGCTTCGCGCCGGGCGGGGCCGAGGCCTTCCTGGTCGCGCTCGACGCCGCGCTGAGCGGCGATACGGGCAACCTGGGCGGCGCCGCGTCCGCGGCGGGCACGAACGCGACCGCGGTCTCCGAGTTCGCCGACGCCCTGCGCGCCGCGGGCGAGGAAGTCGTGATCGTCTACGGCGAGCGCGCGCTGCGTGGCTCCGCCGGCCGTGCGCTCCTCAACATCGCTTCCCGTCTGAACCTCGCGAGCATCGCCAACGCCGGCGTGCTCGAGCTGCCCGCTTCGCCGAACGGCCGCGGCCTGCGCGAGGCCGGCTTCGCGGCCGGTCACGGCCCGGGCTACGCGTCGGTCGACGCGACCGGCCTGGGCGGCGAGGACATCGCCGCCGGCCTGGCCAGCGGCGACCTGCAGGCGGTCTGGCTGCACCACGTCGACCCGCTGCGCAACTACCCGAACCGTGGCGCCTGGGAGAAGGCGCTCGGCGGCGCGCAGACCGTGATCGCGGTCGAGTCGCAGCTCACGGACACCGTCCGCGAGTTCGCCGACGTCGTCTTCCCCGCCGAGGCGTACCCGGAGAAGGAAGGCACGCTGACGCATCCGGACGGGCGCGTGCAGCGCCTGCGCCAGGCGATCGGCCACCCGCGTGGCCCGGGCGCGCAGCCCGGCTCGGGTGTCCGCGCCCTGTGGCAGGTCATCTCGGACGTCGCGCGCGCCGTGGGCTTCGACGAGGGCACGGCCTTCGTCGGCTCGCAGGTGTCGCAGCGGCTGTTCGAGGCCGTCCCCTTCTACAACGGCCTGACGCTCGACGCGATCGGCGGCCGCGGCCTGCGCTGGCAGGAGCACAACGCCTTCGAGGGCCCCGTGCCCGAGCCGGTCGCGCTCGACGTCCCGACCGGCCTGCCGGCCAAGAGCGACGCGGAGCTGCGCCTCGGCACCTACCGCCCGCTGTGGGCGGCCAAGGAGGTCGACATCGCGCCGGCGCTGCAGTTCATCCGCGCCAAGCAGGTCGTCGAGCTCTCGCCGGCCGACGCCGGTTCGCGCGGCATCAACGAGGGTGACCGCGTCGAGGTCGGCAACGGCACGCGGATCCCCGCGACCGTGCGCCTGCGCGCGTCGATCCCGGCCGGCAGCGTGTTCCTCGCCGAGGGCATCGCCGAGCACAACGCGAACGTCCTGACGCACGGCATCGTCGAGGTGCACCGGGTGGGGCCCGGTTCATCTACGCCGTCGTCAGTTCCGATCCAGTCGCAGCCCGCCGTCGAGGGCCTGGCCGAGATGCCGCCTTCCGCAGGCCTGCCGATCCCGCCCCGGGAAGTGACTTGA
- the nuoH gene encoding NADH-quinone oxidoreductase subunit NuoH: protein MPVFGEIGYYEPWWMQIAKALAIFLIVFNMVPLALLADRKLLGRFQNRYGPTRVGPFGALQAVADIGKLLFKQQFVPADSRKWLFIVAPVISMITAAATLAIIPFSDTVDIFGTKTGLYGVDPSIGILFAFAFGGIAFYGLMLGGWSSNSKYSFLGSMRSAAQLISYEIAQGLSIIGVIMMVGSLSLVDIVQWQEEHFWLFGPQFVGWLIFLVAGFAETNRPPFDLPEAEAELVGGYFTEYGGGRFAAFFAAEYLNMVVVSLLFTTIFWGGWDVPFWDQPNWIEPIVVLLKMWVFIFFFIWVRATLPRLRYDQLMSFGWKILLPLATLNALVTAVLVVVLD, encoded by the coding sequence ATGCCCGTCTTCGGTGAAATCGGCTACTACGAGCCGTGGTGGATGCAGATCGCCAAGGCACTGGCGATCTTCCTGATCGTCTTCAACATGGTGCCGCTGGCGCTGCTGGCCGACCGCAAGCTGCTCGGCCGCTTCCAGAACCGCTACGGCCCGACCCGCGTCGGGCCCTTCGGCGCGCTGCAGGCCGTGGCCGACATCGGCAAGCTGCTGTTCAAGCAGCAGTTCGTGCCGGCTGACTCGCGCAAGTGGCTCTTCATCGTCGCGCCGGTCATCTCGATGATCACCGCGGCGGCCACGCTCGCGATCATCCCCTTCTCGGACACCGTCGACATCTTCGGCACCAAGACAGGCCTGTACGGCGTCGATCCCTCGATCGGCATCCTCTTCGCCTTCGCCTTCGGCGGCATCGCCTTCTACGGCCTGATGCTCGGCGGCTGGTCGTCGAACTCGAAGTACTCGTTCCTCGGCTCGATGCGCTCCGCCGCCCAGCTGATCTCGTACGAGATCGCCCAGGGCCTCTCGATCATCGGCGTGATCATGATGGTCGGCTCCCTGTCGCTCGTGGACATCGTCCAGTGGCAGGAGGAGCACTTCTGGCTCTTCGGCCCGCAGTTCGTCGGCTGGCTCATCTTCCTGGTCGCCGGCTTCGCCGAGACCAACCGCCCGCCGTTCGACCTCCCCGAGGCCGAGGCCGAGCTCGTCGGTGGCTACTTCACCGAGTACGGCGGTGGCCGCTTCGCCGCGTTCTTCGCCGCCGAGTACCTGAACATGGTCGTCGTCTCGCTGCTGTTCACGACGATCTTCTGGGGCGGCTGGGACGTGCCGTTCTGGGATCAGCCCAATTGGATCGAGCCGATCGTCGTGCTCCTGAAGATGTGGGTCTTCATCTTCTTCTTCATCTGGGTCCGCGCGACGCTCCCGCGTCTGCGCTACGACCAGCTGATGTCGTTCGGCTGGAAGATCCTGCTGCCGCTGGCGACGCTCAATGCCCTTGTCACTGCAGTTCTCGTGGTGGTGCTCGACTGA
- the nuoI gene encoding NADH-quinone oxidoreductase subunit NuoI, producing the protein MPYDPGDDVIVIHQPREGAASGTFRAFAATLKGLKTTFARVPEGTITINYPEEKTPVYPRFRGRHKLHRFEDTGLEKCVGCSLCAAACPADCIRVVAAENTPDNRVSAGERYAAVYEINLSRCIFCGYCEIACPFDAITLGHDYEMADYNRSDLIFTKEMLLAEPLERTPLRTEGE; encoded by the coding sequence ATGCCTTATGACCCCGGTGACGACGTCATCGTCATCCACCAGCCCCGGGAGGGTGCTGCGTCCGGGACGTTCCGCGCCTTCGCCGCGACGCTGAAGGGTCTCAAGACGACCTTCGCGCGCGTCCCCGAGGGAACGATCACGATCAACTACCCCGAGGAGAAGACGCCGGTCTACCCGCGCTTCCGGGGCCGGCACAAGCTGCACCGCTTCGAGGACACGGGCCTCGAGAAGTGCGTCGGCTGCTCGCTGTGCGCGGCGGCCTGCCCCGCGGACTGCATCCGCGTCGTGGCCGCCGAGAACACGCCGGACAACCGCGTCAGCGCCGGTGAGCGCTACGCGGCGGTGTACGAGATCAACCTGTCGCGCTGCATCTTCTGCGGCTACTGCGAGATCGCCTGTCCGTTCGACGCGATCACGCTCGGCCACGACTACGAGATGGCGGACTACAACCGGTCCGACCTCATCTTCACCAAGGAGATGCTGCTCGCCGAGCCGCTCGAGCGCACGCCGCTCCGGACCGAGGGCGAGTAG